A single region of the Syngnathoides biaculeatus isolate LvHL_M chromosome 17, ASM1980259v1, whole genome shotgun sequence genome encodes:
- the slc26a1 gene encoding sulfate anion transporter 1 isoform X4 produces the protein MNSCRSRRRNVVHVASELGLLSWSRSAADHSATKAPLIVICPALSPFETMEEATKLKKCPPPHPPPLLERRARPPQPTVTILKSKLKQSVSCSVPRVRSALSGFFPVLRWLPRYKLREYVWGDAMSGLIVGIILVPQAIAYCLLAGVEPIYGLYTSFYANIIYFLMGTSRHVSVGIFSLMSLMVGQVVNREVFLAGFDPNEDSSGLPEFNGSFSINHTASQTPSVEIMGVQCGKECYAISIAAALTFLAGIYQVMMAVFRLGFVSVYLSAPMLDGFATGASFTILTVQAKYLLGLKIPRHQGYGTVVVTWFNIFANIHKTNMCDLVTSAICITVLVAGKELQERYKDRLKIPLPTELVVVGGATLASHFGNLNHHYGTSVSGHIPTGFIAPQVPSLSLMPRVALDAVPLAVISFAFTVSLSEMFAKKNGYTVRPNQEMFAIGCCNVIPSFFHCFTTSAALAKTMVKDSTGCQTQKCVLACIIIVSLRGALRKFKDVPAKWRASRNDAVVWLVTMSATALISVELGLLVGITFSMICIIYKTQNPKVSLLGRVSDSDLYEDAEEYQNLVLPTRVRVFRFQAPLYYANKDTFLKALYKVVGVTPFLELTRRKKAEKKAKTVSMTQAQANGERNNGDVVVALVPRELDFHAIILDCSAIPFIDSTGMAAFKGLLKEFEEIGVRVVLACCNTGLVDTLEKGEFFGKGGKDMSKMLFHTVHHAVLQTNVRQTDNSFKDSDL, from the exons GAGCGCAGCTGACCACTCAGCCACCAAGGCCCCCCTTATCGTCATCTGCCCTGCGCTCTCCCCATTCGAGACCATGGAGGAGGCCACCAAGCTGAAAAAATGCCCCCCACCtcatccaccaccgctgctggAGCGGAGGGCTCGTCCTCCTCAGCCCACGGTCACGATCCTCAAGTCCAAGCTGAAGCAAAGCGTGAGCTGCTCCGTGCCCCGAGTACGCTCCGCCTTGTCCGGCTTCTTCCCTGTGCTGCGCTGGCTGCCCAGGTACAAACTGCGAGAGTACGTGTGGGGGGACGCCATGTCTGGCTTGATCGTGGGAATCATACTGGTACCGCAAGCCATCGCCTACTGCCTGCTGGCTGGAGTTGAGCCCATCTACGGATTATACACATCATTTTATGCTAACATCATCTACTTCCTCATGGGGACATCCAGACATGTTTCTGTTGGCATCTTTAGCCTGATGAGTCTCATGGTTGGACAG gtgGTCAACAGAGAAGTGTTCCTTGCCGGATTTGACCCCAACGAGGACTCTTCTGGTCTCCCAGAGTTCAACGGTTCATTCAGCATCAACCACACAGCCAGTCAAACTCCGAGTGTGGAGATAATGGGTGTGCAGTGTGGGAAGGAGTGTTACGCTATTAGTATTGCAGCCGCTCTTACGTTCCTGGCCGGCATCTACCAG GTGATGATGGCCGTGTTTCGGCTGGGCTTTGTCTCTGTGTACCTTTCGGCCCCCATGCTGGACGGTTTTGCCACAGGAGCCTCGTTTACTATCCTGACCGTGCAAGCCAAATACCTCTTGGGTCTGAAGATCCCTCGCCATCAGGGCTACGGCACAGTTGTTGTAACCTGGTTCAACATCTTCGCCAACATCCACAAGACCAACATGTGCGACCTCGTCACAAGTGCCATCTGTATCACAGTGTTAG TTGCAGGGAAGGAGCTCCAGGAACGGTACAAAGATCGTTTGAAGATCCCTTTGCCCACCGAGCTGGTCGTCGTTGGCGGTGCCACGCTGGCCAGTCATTTTGGGAATCTCAACCATCATTACGGCACCAGTGTTTCAGGTCACATCCCCACTGGCTTTATCGCTCCTCAAGTGCCCAGCTTGAGTCTGATGCCAAGAGTGGCACTGGACGCCGTTCCTCTTGCTGTCAtcag CTTTGCCTTCACCGTGTCACTGTCGGAGATGTTTGCCAAGAAAAATGGCTACACGGTTCGCCCCAACCAAGAGATGTTCGCCATTGGCTGCTGTAACGTCATCCCGTCCTTCTTCCATTGCTTCACCACCAGTGCGGCTTTGGCAAAAACTATGGTGAAGGACTCGACGGGCTGTCAGACACAG AAGTGCGTCCTCGCCTGCATCATCATCGTCAGCCTCCGCGGGGCACTCAGGAAGTTCAAGGACGTCCCCGCTAAGTGGCGAGCCAGCCGCAACGACGCCGTGGTCTGGCTGGTCACGATGTCGGCCACGGCTCTGATAAGCGTCGAGTTGGGCCTCCTGGTTGGCATCACCTTCTCTATGATCTGCATCATCTACAAGACCCAGAACCCTAAG GTCTCCCTTCTGGGCCGGGTGAGTGACTCTGATCTTTATGAGGATGCGGAGGAGTACCAAAACCTGGTCCTGCCAACACGAGTGCGAGTCTTCCGCTTCCAAGCTCCTCTGTACTACGCCAACAAGGACACGTTCCTGAAAGCCCTCTACAAAGTTGTCGGGGTGACGCCTTTCTTGGAGCTGACCAGGAGGAAGAAGGCAGAGAAGAAGGCCAAAACGGTGTCCATGACGCAGGCCCAGGCAAACGGGGAGCGCAACAATGGAGATGTCGTCGTGGCACTTGTTCCAAGAGAACTGGACTTCCACGCCATCATTTTGGACTGCTCTGCCATCCCGTTCATAGACTCCACTGGCATGGCTGCCTTTAAAGGGCTGCTGAAGGAGTTTGAGGAGATTGGCGTGCGAGTGGTGCTTGCCTGCTGTAACACTGGGCTCGTTGATACCTTGGAGAAGGGGGAGTTTTTTGGCAAGGGGGGCAAAGACATGAGCAAAATGCTGTTCCACACAGTCCACCACGCCGTCCTGCAGACAAACGTTCGGCAGACGGACAACAGCTTCAAAGACTCTGACCTGTAG
- the slc26a1 gene encoding sulfate anion transporter 1 isoform X1: MNSCRSRRRNVVHVASELGLLSWSRSAADHSATKAPLIVICPALSPFETMEEATKLKKCPPPHPPPLLERRARPPQPTVTILKSKLKQSVSCSVPRVRSALSGFFPVLRWLPRYKLREYVWGDAMSGLIVGIILVPQAIAYCLLAGVEPIYGLYTSFYANIIYFLMGTSRHVSVGIFSLMSLMVGQVVNREVFLAGFDPNEDSSGLPEFNGSFSINHTASQTPSVEIMGVQCGKECYAISIAAALTFLAGIYQVMMAVFRLGFVSVYLSAPMLDGFATGASFTILTVQAKYLLGLKIPRHQGYGTVVVTWFNIFANIHKTNMCDLVTSAICITVLVAGKELQERYKDRLKIPLPTELVVVGGATLASHFGNLNHHYGTSVSGHIPTGFIAPQVPSLSLMPRVALDAVPLAVISFAFTVSLSEMFAKKNGYTVRPNQEMFAIGCCNVIPSFFHCFTTSAALAKTMVKDSTGCQTQVSSLISALVILLVLLFFAPFFHALQKCVLACIIIVSLRGALRKFKDVPAKWRASRNDAVVWLVTMSATALISVELGLLVGITFSMICIIYKTQNPKVSLLGRVSDSDLYEDAEEYQNLVLPTRVRVFRFQAPLYYANKDTFLKALYKVVGVTPFLELTRRKKAEKKAKTVSMTQAQANGERNNGDVVVALVPRELDFHAIILDCSAIPFIDSTGMAAFKGLLKEFEEIGVRVVLACCNTGLVDTLEKGEFFGKGGKDMSKMLFHTVHHAVLQTNVRQTDNSFKDSDL; this comes from the exons GAGCGCAGCTGACCACTCAGCCACCAAGGCCCCCCTTATCGTCATCTGCCCTGCGCTCTCCCCATTCGAGACCATGGAGGAGGCCACCAAGCTGAAAAAATGCCCCCCACCtcatccaccaccgctgctggAGCGGAGGGCTCGTCCTCCTCAGCCCACGGTCACGATCCTCAAGTCCAAGCTGAAGCAAAGCGTGAGCTGCTCCGTGCCCCGAGTACGCTCCGCCTTGTCCGGCTTCTTCCCTGTGCTGCGCTGGCTGCCCAGGTACAAACTGCGAGAGTACGTGTGGGGGGACGCCATGTCTGGCTTGATCGTGGGAATCATACTGGTACCGCAAGCCATCGCCTACTGCCTGCTGGCTGGAGTTGAGCCCATCTACGGATTATACACATCATTTTATGCTAACATCATCTACTTCCTCATGGGGACATCCAGACATGTTTCTGTTGGCATCTTTAGCCTGATGAGTCTCATGGTTGGACAG gtgGTCAACAGAGAAGTGTTCCTTGCCGGATTTGACCCCAACGAGGACTCTTCTGGTCTCCCAGAGTTCAACGGTTCATTCAGCATCAACCACACAGCCAGTCAAACTCCGAGTGTGGAGATAATGGGTGTGCAGTGTGGGAAGGAGTGTTACGCTATTAGTATTGCAGCCGCTCTTACGTTCCTGGCCGGCATCTACCAG GTGATGATGGCCGTGTTTCGGCTGGGCTTTGTCTCTGTGTACCTTTCGGCCCCCATGCTGGACGGTTTTGCCACAGGAGCCTCGTTTACTATCCTGACCGTGCAAGCCAAATACCTCTTGGGTCTGAAGATCCCTCGCCATCAGGGCTACGGCACAGTTGTTGTAACCTGGTTCAACATCTTCGCCAACATCCACAAGACCAACATGTGCGACCTCGTCACAAGTGCCATCTGTATCACAGTGTTAG TTGCAGGGAAGGAGCTCCAGGAACGGTACAAAGATCGTTTGAAGATCCCTTTGCCCACCGAGCTGGTCGTCGTTGGCGGTGCCACGCTGGCCAGTCATTTTGGGAATCTCAACCATCATTACGGCACCAGTGTTTCAGGTCACATCCCCACTGGCTTTATCGCTCCTCAAGTGCCCAGCTTGAGTCTGATGCCAAGAGTGGCACTGGACGCCGTTCCTCTTGCTGTCAtcag CTTTGCCTTCACCGTGTCACTGTCGGAGATGTTTGCCAAGAAAAATGGCTACACGGTTCGCCCCAACCAAGAGATGTTCGCCATTGGCTGCTGTAACGTCATCCCGTCCTTCTTCCATTGCTTCACCACCAGTGCGGCTTTGGCAAAAACTATGGTGAAGGACTCGACGGGCTGTCAGACACAG GTATCAAGTCTGATCAGCGCTTTGGTCATCCTGCTCGTCCTGCTCTTTTTCGCGCCTTTCTTCCACGCTCTCCAGAAGTGCGTCCTCGCCTGCATCATCATCGTCAGCCTCCGCGGGGCACTCAGGAAGTTCAAGGACGTCCCCGCTAAGTGGCGAGCCAGCCGCAACGACGCCGTGGTCTGGCTGGTCACGATGTCGGCCACGGCTCTGATAAGCGTCGAGTTGGGCCTCCTGGTTGGCATCACCTTCTCTATGATCTGCATCATCTACAAGACCCAGAACCCTAAG GTCTCCCTTCTGGGCCGGGTGAGTGACTCTGATCTTTATGAGGATGCGGAGGAGTACCAAAACCTGGTCCTGCCAACACGAGTGCGAGTCTTCCGCTTCCAAGCTCCTCTGTACTACGCCAACAAGGACACGTTCCTGAAAGCCCTCTACAAAGTTGTCGGGGTGACGCCTTTCTTGGAGCTGACCAGGAGGAAGAAGGCAGAGAAGAAGGCCAAAACGGTGTCCATGACGCAGGCCCAGGCAAACGGGGAGCGCAACAATGGAGATGTCGTCGTGGCACTTGTTCCAAGAGAACTGGACTTCCACGCCATCATTTTGGACTGCTCTGCCATCCCGTTCATAGACTCCACTGGCATGGCTGCCTTTAAAGGGCTGCTGAAGGAGTTTGAGGAGATTGGCGTGCGAGTGGTGCTTGCCTGCTGTAACACTGGGCTCGTTGATACCTTGGAGAAGGGGGAGTTTTTTGGCAAGGGGGGCAAAGACATGAGCAAAATGCTGTTCCACACAGTCCACCACGCCGTCCTGCAGACAAACGTTCGGCAGACGGACAACAGCTTCAAAGACTCTGACCTGTAG
- the slc26a1 gene encoding sulfate anion transporter 1 isoform X2, with the protein MNSCRSRRRNVVHVASELGLLSWSRAADHSATKAPLIVICPALSPFETMEEATKLKKCPPPHPPPLLERRARPPQPTVTILKSKLKQSVSCSVPRVRSALSGFFPVLRWLPRYKLREYVWGDAMSGLIVGIILVPQAIAYCLLAGVEPIYGLYTSFYANIIYFLMGTSRHVSVGIFSLMSLMVGQVVNREVFLAGFDPNEDSSGLPEFNGSFSINHTASQTPSVEIMGVQCGKECYAISIAAALTFLAGIYQVMMAVFRLGFVSVYLSAPMLDGFATGASFTILTVQAKYLLGLKIPRHQGYGTVVVTWFNIFANIHKTNMCDLVTSAICITVLVAGKELQERYKDRLKIPLPTELVVVGGATLASHFGNLNHHYGTSVSGHIPTGFIAPQVPSLSLMPRVALDAVPLAVISFAFTVSLSEMFAKKNGYTVRPNQEMFAIGCCNVIPSFFHCFTTSAALAKTMVKDSTGCQTQVSSLISALVILLVLLFFAPFFHALQKCVLACIIIVSLRGALRKFKDVPAKWRASRNDAVVWLVTMSATALISVELGLLVGITFSMICIIYKTQNPKVSLLGRVSDSDLYEDAEEYQNLVLPTRVRVFRFQAPLYYANKDTFLKALYKVVGVTPFLELTRRKKAEKKAKTVSMTQAQANGERNNGDVVVALVPRELDFHAIILDCSAIPFIDSTGMAAFKGLLKEFEEIGVRVVLACCNTGLVDTLEKGEFFGKGGKDMSKMLFHTVHHAVLQTNVRQTDNSFKDSDL; encoded by the exons CGCAGCTGACCACTCAGCCACCAAGGCCCCCCTTATCGTCATCTGCCCTGCGCTCTCCCCATTCGAGACCATGGAGGAGGCCACCAAGCTGAAAAAATGCCCCCCACCtcatccaccaccgctgctggAGCGGAGGGCTCGTCCTCCTCAGCCCACGGTCACGATCCTCAAGTCCAAGCTGAAGCAAAGCGTGAGCTGCTCCGTGCCCCGAGTACGCTCCGCCTTGTCCGGCTTCTTCCCTGTGCTGCGCTGGCTGCCCAGGTACAAACTGCGAGAGTACGTGTGGGGGGACGCCATGTCTGGCTTGATCGTGGGAATCATACTGGTACCGCAAGCCATCGCCTACTGCCTGCTGGCTGGAGTTGAGCCCATCTACGGATTATACACATCATTTTATGCTAACATCATCTACTTCCTCATGGGGACATCCAGACATGTTTCTGTTGGCATCTTTAGCCTGATGAGTCTCATGGTTGGACAG gtgGTCAACAGAGAAGTGTTCCTTGCCGGATTTGACCCCAACGAGGACTCTTCTGGTCTCCCAGAGTTCAACGGTTCATTCAGCATCAACCACACAGCCAGTCAAACTCCGAGTGTGGAGATAATGGGTGTGCAGTGTGGGAAGGAGTGTTACGCTATTAGTATTGCAGCCGCTCTTACGTTCCTGGCCGGCATCTACCAG GTGATGATGGCCGTGTTTCGGCTGGGCTTTGTCTCTGTGTACCTTTCGGCCCCCATGCTGGACGGTTTTGCCACAGGAGCCTCGTTTACTATCCTGACCGTGCAAGCCAAATACCTCTTGGGTCTGAAGATCCCTCGCCATCAGGGCTACGGCACAGTTGTTGTAACCTGGTTCAACATCTTCGCCAACATCCACAAGACCAACATGTGCGACCTCGTCACAAGTGCCATCTGTATCACAGTGTTAG TTGCAGGGAAGGAGCTCCAGGAACGGTACAAAGATCGTTTGAAGATCCCTTTGCCCACCGAGCTGGTCGTCGTTGGCGGTGCCACGCTGGCCAGTCATTTTGGGAATCTCAACCATCATTACGGCACCAGTGTTTCAGGTCACATCCCCACTGGCTTTATCGCTCCTCAAGTGCCCAGCTTGAGTCTGATGCCAAGAGTGGCACTGGACGCCGTTCCTCTTGCTGTCAtcag CTTTGCCTTCACCGTGTCACTGTCGGAGATGTTTGCCAAGAAAAATGGCTACACGGTTCGCCCCAACCAAGAGATGTTCGCCATTGGCTGCTGTAACGTCATCCCGTCCTTCTTCCATTGCTTCACCACCAGTGCGGCTTTGGCAAAAACTATGGTGAAGGACTCGACGGGCTGTCAGACACAG GTATCAAGTCTGATCAGCGCTTTGGTCATCCTGCTCGTCCTGCTCTTTTTCGCGCCTTTCTTCCACGCTCTCCAGAAGTGCGTCCTCGCCTGCATCATCATCGTCAGCCTCCGCGGGGCACTCAGGAAGTTCAAGGACGTCCCCGCTAAGTGGCGAGCCAGCCGCAACGACGCCGTGGTCTGGCTGGTCACGATGTCGGCCACGGCTCTGATAAGCGTCGAGTTGGGCCTCCTGGTTGGCATCACCTTCTCTATGATCTGCATCATCTACAAGACCCAGAACCCTAAG GTCTCCCTTCTGGGCCGGGTGAGTGACTCTGATCTTTATGAGGATGCGGAGGAGTACCAAAACCTGGTCCTGCCAACACGAGTGCGAGTCTTCCGCTTCCAAGCTCCTCTGTACTACGCCAACAAGGACACGTTCCTGAAAGCCCTCTACAAAGTTGTCGGGGTGACGCCTTTCTTGGAGCTGACCAGGAGGAAGAAGGCAGAGAAGAAGGCCAAAACGGTGTCCATGACGCAGGCCCAGGCAAACGGGGAGCGCAACAATGGAGATGTCGTCGTGGCACTTGTTCCAAGAGAACTGGACTTCCACGCCATCATTTTGGACTGCTCTGCCATCCCGTTCATAGACTCCACTGGCATGGCTGCCTTTAAAGGGCTGCTGAAGGAGTTTGAGGAGATTGGCGTGCGAGTGGTGCTTGCCTGCTGTAACACTGGGCTCGTTGATACCTTGGAGAAGGGGGAGTTTTTTGGCAAGGGGGGCAAAGACATGAGCAAAATGCTGTTCCACACAGTCCACCACGCCGTCCTGCAGACAAACGTTCGGCAGACGGACAACAGCTTCAAAGACTCTGACCTGTAG
- the slc26a1 gene encoding sulfate anion transporter 1 isoform X5: MMDELMPVQEAERRPCGIRAWPPLVVAVVNREVFLAGFDPNEDSSGLPEFNGSFSINHTASQTPSVEIMGVQCGKECYAISIAAALTFLAGIYQVMMAVFRLGFVSVYLSAPMLDGFATGASFTILTVQAKYLLGLKIPRHQGYGTVVVTWFNIFANIHKTNMCDLVTSAICITVLVAGKELQERYKDRLKIPLPTELVVVGGATLASHFGNLNHHYGTSVSGHIPTGFIAPQVPSLSLMPRVALDAVPLAVISFAFTVSLSEMFAKKNGYTVRPNQEMFAIGCCNVIPSFFHCFTTSAALAKTMVKDSTGCQTQVSSLISALVILLVLLFFAPFFHALQKCVLACIIIVSLRGALRKFKDVPAKWRASRNDAVVWLVTMSATALISVELGLLVGITFSMICIIYKTQNPKVSLLGRVSDSDLYEDAEEYQNLVLPTRVRVFRFQAPLYYANKDTFLKALYKVVGVTPFLELTRRKKAEKKAKTVSMTQAQANGERNNGDVVVALVPRELDFHAIILDCSAIPFIDSTGMAAFKGLLKEFEEIGVRVVLACCNTGLVDTLEKGEFFGKGGKDMSKMLFHTVHHAVLQTNVRQTDNSFKDSDL, from the exons gtgGTCAACAGAGAAGTGTTCCTTGCCGGATTTGACCCCAACGAGGACTCTTCTGGTCTCCCAGAGTTCAACGGTTCATTCAGCATCAACCACACAGCCAGTCAAACTCCGAGTGTGGAGATAATGGGTGTGCAGTGTGGGAAGGAGTGTTACGCTATTAGTATTGCAGCCGCTCTTACGTTCCTGGCCGGCATCTACCAG GTGATGATGGCCGTGTTTCGGCTGGGCTTTGTCTCTGTGTACCTTTCGGCCCCCATGCTGGACGGTTTTGCCACAGGAGCCTCGTTTACTATCCTGACCGTGCAAGCCAAATACCTCTTGGGTCTGAAGATCCCTCGCCATCAGGGCTACGGCACAGTTGTTGTAACCTGGTTCAACATCTTCGCCAACATCCACAAGACCAACATGTGCGACCTCGTCACAAGTGCCATCTGTATCACAGTGTTAG TTGCAGGGAAGGAGCTCCAGGAACGGTACAAAGATCGTTTGAAGATCCCTTTGCCCACCGAGCTGGTCGTCGTTGGCGGTGCCACGCTGGCCAGTCATTTTGGGAATCTCAACCATCATTACGGCACCAGTGTTTCAGGTCACATCCCCACTGGCTTTATCGCTCCTCAAGTGCCCAGCTTGAGTCTGATGCCAAGAGTGGCACTGGACGCCGTTCCTCTTGCTGTCAtcag CTTTGCCTTCACCGTGTCACTGTCGGAGATGTTTGCCAAGAAAAATGGCTACACGGTTCGCCCCAACCAAGAGATGTTCGCCATTGGCTGCTGTAACGTCATCCCGTCCTTCTTCCATTGCTTCACCACCAGTGCGGCTTTGGCAAAAACTATGGTGAAGGACTCGACGGGCTGTCAGACACAG GTATCAAGTCTGATCAGCGCTTTGGTCATCCTGCTCGTCCTGCTCTTTTTCGCGCCTTTCTTCCACGCTCTCCAGAAGTGCGTCCTCGCCTGCATCATCATCGTCAGCCTCCGCGGGGCACTCAGGAAGTTCAAGGACGTCCCCGCTAAGTGGCGAGCCAGCCGCAACGACGCCGTGGTCTGGCTGGTCACGATGTCGGCCACGGCTCTGATAAGCGTCGAGTTGGGCCTCCTGGTTGGCATCACCTTCTCTATGATCTGCATCATCTACAAGACCCAGAACCCTAAG GTCTCCCTTCTGGGCCGGGTGAGTGACTCTGATCTTTATGAGGATGCGGAGGAGTACCAAAACCTGGTCCTGCCAACACGAGTGCGAGTCTTCCGCTTCCAAGCTCCTCTGTACTACGCCAACAAGGACACGTTCCTGAAAGCCCTCTACAAAGTTGTCGGGGTGACGCCTTTCTTGGAGCTGACCAGGAGGAAGAAGGCAGAGAAGAAGGCCAAAACGGTGTCCATGACGCAGGCCCAGGCAAACGGGGAGCGCAACAATGGAGATGTCGTCGTGGCACTTGTTCCAAGAGAACTGGACTTCCACGCCATCATTTTGGACTGCTCTGCCATCCCGTTCATAGACTCCACTGGCATGGCTGCCTTTAAAGGGCTGCTGAAGGAGTTTGAGGAGATTGGCGTGCGAGTGGTGCTTGCCTGCTGTAACACTGGGCTCGTTGATACCTTGGAGAAGGGGGAGTTTTTTGGCAAGGGGGGCAAAGACATGAGCAAAATGCTGTTCCACACAGTCCACCACGCCGTCCTGCAGACAAACGTTCGGCAGACGGACAACAGCTTCAAAGACTCTGACCTGTAG
- the slc26a1 gene encoding sulfate anion transporter 1 isoform X3, with product MWHPSLASSRGRADHSATKAPLIVICPALSPFETMEEATKLKKCPPPHPPPLLERRARPPQPTVTILKSKLKQSVSCSVPRVRSALSGFFPVLRWLPRYKLREYVWGDAMSGLIVGIILVPQAIAYCLLAGVEPIYGLYTSFYANIIYFLMGTSRHVSVGIFSLMSLMVGQVVNREVFLAGFDPNEDSSGLPEFNGSFSINHTASQTPSVEIMGVQCGKECYAISIAAALTFLAGIYQVMMAVFRLGFVSVYLSAPMLDGFATGASFTILTVQAKYLLGLKIPRHQGYGTVVVTWFNIFANIHKTNMCDLVTSAICITVLVAGKELQERYKDRLKIPLPTELVVVGGATLASHFGNLNHHYGTSVSGHIPTGFIAPQVPSLSLMPRVALDAVPLAVISFAFTVSLSEMFAKKNGYTVRPNQEMFAIGCCNVIPSFFHCFTTSAALAKTMVKDSTGCQTQVSSLISALVILLVLLFFAPFFHALQKCVLACIIIVSLRGALRKFKDVPAKWRASRNDAVVWLVTMSATALISVELGLLVGITFSMICIIYKTQNPKVSLLGRVSDSDLYEDAEEYQNLVLPTRVRVFRFQAPLYYANKDTFLKALYKVVGVTPFLELTRRKKAEKKAKTVSMTQAQANGERNNGDVVVALVPRELDFHAIILDCSAIPFIDSTGMAAFKGLLKEFEEIGVRVVLACCNTGLVDTLEKGEFFGKGGKDMSKMLFHTVHHAVLQTNVRQTDNSFKDSDL from the exons CTGACCACTCAGCCACCAAGGCCCCCCTTATCGTCATCTGCCCTGCGCTCTCCCCATTCGAGACCATGGAGGAGGCCACCAAGCTGAAAAAATGCCCCCCACCtcatccaccaccgctgctggAGCGGAGGGCTCGTCCTCCTCAGCCCACGGTCACGATCCTCAAGTCCAAGCTGAAGCAAAGCGTGAGCTGCTCCGTGCCCCGAGTACGCTCCGCCTTGTCCGGCTTCTTCCCTGTGCTGCGCTGGCTGCCCAGGTACAAACTGCGAGAGTACGTGTGGGGGGACGCCATGTCTGGCTTGATCGTGGGAATCATACTGGTACCGCAAGCCATCGCCTACTGCCTGCTGGCTGGAGTTGAGCCCATCTACGGATTATACACATCATTTTATGCTAACATCATCTACTTCCTCATGGGGACATCCAGACATGTTTCTGTTGGCATCTTTAGCCTGATGAGTCTCATGGTTGGACAG gtgGTCAACAGAGAAGTGTTCCTTGCCGGATTTGACCCCAACGAGGACTCTTCTGGTCTCCCAGAGTTCAACGGTTCATTCAGCATCAACCACACAGCCAGTCAAACTCCGAGTGTGGAGATAATGGGTGTGCAGTGTGGGAAGGAGTGTTACGCTATTAGTATTGCAGCCGCTCTTACGTTCCTGGCCGGCATCTACCAG GTGATGATGGCCGTGTTTCGGCTGGGCTTTGTCTCTGTGTACCTTTCGGCCCCCATGCTGGACGGTTTTGCCACAGGAGCCTCGTTTACTATCCTGACCGTGCAAGCCAAATACCTCTTGGGTCTGAAGATCCCTCGCCATCAGGGCTACGGCACAGTTGTTGTAACCTGGTTCAACATCTTCGCCAACATCCACAAGACCAACATGTGCGACCTCGTCACAAGTGCCATCTGTATCACAGTGTTAG TTGCAGGGAAGGAGCTCCAGGAACGGTACAAAGATCGTTTGAAGATCCCTTTGCCCACCGAGCTGGTCGTCGTTGGCGGTGCCACGCTGGCCAGTCATTTTGGGAATCTCAACCATCATTACGGCACCAGTGTTTCAGGTCACATCCCCACTGGCTTTATCGCTCCTCAAGTGCCCAGCTTGAGTCTGATGCCAAGAGTGGCACTGGACGCCGTTCCTCTTGCTGTCAtcag CTTTGCCTTCACCGTGTCACTGTCGGAGATGTTTGCCAAGAAAAATGGCTACACGGTTCGCCCCAACCAAGAGATGTTCGCCATTGGCTGCTGTAACGTCATCCCGTCCTTCTTCCATTGCTTCACCACCAGTGCGGCTTTGGCAAAAACTATGGTGAAGGACTCGACGGGCTGTCAGACACAG GTATCAAGTCTGATCAGCGCTTTGGTCATCCTGCTCGTCCTGCTCTTTTTCGCGCCTTTCTTCCACGCTCTCCAGAAGTGCGTCCTCGCCTGCATCATCATCGTCAGCCTCCGCGGGGCACTCAGGAAGTTCAAGGACGTCCCCGCTAAGTGGCGAGCCAGCCGCAACGACGCCGTGGTCTGGCTGGTCACGATGTCGGCCACGGCTCTGATAAGCGTCGAGTTGGGCCTCCTGGTTGGCATCACCTTCTCTATGATCTGCATCATCTACAAGACCCAGAACCCTAAG GTCTCCCTTCTGGGCCGGGTGAGTGACTCTGATCTTTATGAGGATGCGGAGGAGTACCAAAACCTGGTCCTGCCAACACGAGTGCGAGTCTTCCGCTTCCAAGCTCCTCTGTACTACGCCAACAAGGACACGTTCCTGAAAGCCCTCTACAAAGTTGTCGGGGTGACGCCTTTCTTGGAGCTGACCAGGAGGAAGAAGGCAGAGAAGAAGGCCAAAACGGTGTCCATGACGCAGGCCCAGGCAAACGGGGAGCGCAACAATGGAGATGTCGTCGTGGCACTTGTTCCAAGAGAACTGGACTTCCACGCCATCATTTTGGACTGCTCTGCCATCCCGTTCATAGACTCCACTGGCATGGCTGCCTTTAAAGGGCTGCTGAAGGAGTTTGAGGAGATTGGCGTGCGAGTGGTGCTTGCCTGCTGTAACACTGGGCTCGTTGATACCTTGGAGAAGGGGGAGTTTTTTGGCAAGGGGGGCAAAGACATGAGCAAAATGCTGTTCCACACAGTCCACCACGCCGTCCTGCAGACAAACGTTCGGCAGACGGACAACAGCTTCAAAGACTCTGACCTGTAG